In one Gallus gallus isolate bGalGal1 chromosome 20, bGalGal1.mat.broiler.GRCg7b, whole genome shotgun sequence genomic region, the following are encoded:
- the BPIFB3 gene encoding BPI fold containing family B member 3 isoform X3 — MKPLKLFGMVVFCGLLSPTQGVLSGLSCAISPRAMQQVLSDAIIQTGLLEKHLQGMALPNIMSDRGLLSSPTIITGLHLERSWLPTLSIALLPGIGMQLVVTVHLDLSGNCLMGILSEVIAISLDVTITSNIKSTSFELGTVHVTVDDCFCILGAVKIKLISGLLSLSVHDMVFSHLTATLPGLLCPVMDAVSEIVNVQLLSTLNVVMPVGLKGMVHYHLVGPPFTSGSSLMMDLDGTVQQMGGSIIPHDSYASTLPPLLDGLLIIILRQSFLSSLLALLLHIQPYTFPCSSEAFSGANQLRDSITDLYPTGCTSCPAASPLSIRVECVGNPILLLEPNKATVELSVLLQVFVKRPDGSVIILLLLKADLSLNVRLSISRGSLMLAFSLSRVSLFLESSDIGISEISNLKPHLTKLLVEIYLPRLNAVAGDGIPLPDVFGITLMGAELQILLGLLVISV; from the exons ATGAAGCCGCTGAAGCTTTTTGGAATGGTCGTCTTCTGTGGGCTGCTCTCACCCACCCAGGGGGTCCTTTCCGGCCTGTCCTGTGCCATCAGTCCCAGGGCCATGCAACAAG TGCTGTCCGATGCCATCATTCAGACCGGGCTCCTCGAGAAGCACCTGCAGGGCATGGCGCTGCCAAACATCATGAGTGATCGGGGTCTGCTGAGCTCCCCCACCATCATCACggg gctgcaccTGGAGCGCTCCTGGCTGCCCACGCTGTCGATAGCACTGCTGCCGGGGATTGGGATGCAGTTGGTCGTCACCGTGCACCTGGATCTCAGTGGCAACTG CTTGATGGGCATTCTGTCCGAGGTGATCGCTATCTCCCTGGATGTGACCATTACCTCCAACATCAAAAGCACAAGTTTCGAGTTGGGTACAGTCCACGTCACTGTTGATGACTGCTTCTGCATTCTTGGTGCTGTAAAGATCAAGCTGATCTCTGG CTTACTGTCCCTGTCAGTGCATGACATGGTGTTCAGCCACCTGACGGCAACTCTGCCTGGTTTG CTGTGTCCAGTGATGGATGCTGTCTCGGAGATAGTGAACGTCCAGCTCCTGAGCACTCTGAATG TGGTGATGCCAGTCGGCTTGAAGGGGATGGTTCACTACCACCTGGTCGGCCCACCATTCACCTCCGGTTCGTCCCTGATGATGGATTTAGAT GGCACGGTGCAGCAGATGGGAGGCAGCATCATCCCCCACGACTCGTATGCCTCCACGTTGCCCCCGCTGCTGGACGGGCTGCTGATCATCATTTTGCGCCAGAGCttcctcagctccctgctggctctgctgctccatATCCAGCCATACACCTTCCCCTGCTCGTCGGAAGCT TTCTCTGGGGCCAACCAGCTGAGAGATTCCATCACAGACCTTTATCCCACTGGG TGCACCAGCTGCCCCGCAGCCAGCCCTCTAAGCATCCGTGTGGAGTGTGTGGGGAACCCCATCCTCCTCTTGGAACCCAACAAAGCCACCGTTGAGCTGTCAGTCCTGCTCCAGGTGTTCGTTAAGCGCCCGGATGGGTCCGTCATCatcctgctgctcctgaagGCA GACCTCAGTCTGAACGTCCGCCTGTCGATCTCCAGGGGCAGTCTGATGCTGGCCTTCTCTCTGAGCAG ggTTTCCCTCTTCTTGGAGTCATCTGACATTGGCATCAGTGAG ATCTCCAACCTGAAGCCACACCTCACTAAGCTGCTGGTGGAGATCTACCTGCCACGTCTCAATG CTGTTGCAGGCGATGGGATACCCCTGCCAGATGTGTTCGGAATAACTCTGATGGGAGCGGAACTCCAGATCTTGTTG GGACTGTTGGTGATCTCCGTGTGA
- the BPIFB3 gene encoding BPI fold containing family B member 3 isoform X1 — protein MQGVPTAGMRRRRGKGDSRAVSCSAIPVLLHCSCHCLPCCRTMKPLKLFGMVVFCGLLSPTQGVLSGLSCAISPRAMQQVLSDAIIQTGLLEKHLQGMALPNIMSDRGLLSSPTIITGLHLERSWLPTLSIALLPGIGMQLVVTVHLDLSGNCLMGILSEVIAISLDVTITSNIKSTSFELGTVHVTVDDCFCILGAVKIKLISGLLSLSVHDMVFSHLTATLPGLLCPVMDAVSEIVNVQLLSTLNVVMPVGLKGMVHYHLVGPPFTSGSSLMMDLDGTVQQMGGSIIPHDSYASTLPPLLDGLLIIILRQSFLSSLLALLLHIQPYTFPCSSEAFSGANQLRDSITDLYPTGCTSCPAASPLSIRVECVGNPILLLEPNKATVELSVLLQVFVKRPDGSVIILLLLKADLSLNVRLSISRGSLMLAFSLSRVSLFLESSDIGISEISNLKPHLTKLLVEIYLPRLNAVAGDGIPLPDVFGITLMGAELQILLGLLVISV, from the exons ATGCAGGGGGTGCCCACTGCTGGGATGCGACGGCGGCGAGGAAAAG GCGACAGCAGAGCCGTGTCTTGCAGTGCCATCCCTGTTCTTTTGCACTGCTCCTGCCActgcctcccctgctgcaggacGATGAAGCCGCTGAAGCTTTTTGGAATGGTCGTCTTCTGTGGGCTGCTCTCACCCACCCAGGGGGTCCTTTCCGGCCTGTCCTGTGCCATCAGTCCCAGGGCCATGCAACAAG TGCTGTCCGATGCCATCATTCAGACCGGGCTCCTCGAGAAGCACCTGCAGGGCATGGCGCTGCCAAACATCATGAGTGATCGGGGTCTGCTGAGCTCCCCCACCATCATCACggg gctgcaccTGGAGCGCTCCTGGCTGCCCACGCTGTCGATAGCACTGCTGCCGGGGATTGGGATGCAGTTGGTCGTCACCGTGCACCTGGATCTCAGTGGCAACTG CTTGATGGGCATTCTGTCCGAGGTGATCGCTATCTCCCTGGATGTGACCATTACCTCCAACATCAAAAGCACAAGTTTCGAGTTGGGTACAGTCCACGTCACTGTTGATGACTGCTTCTGCATTCTTGGTGCTGTAAAGATCAAGCTGATCTCTGG CTTACTGTCCCTGTCAGTGCATGACATGGTGTTCAGCCACCTGACGGCAACTCTGCCTGGTTTG CTGTGTCCAGTGATGGATGCTGTCTCGGAGATAGTGAACGTCCAGCTCCTGAGCACTCTGAATG TGGTGATGCCAGTCGGCTTGAAGGGGATGGTTCACTACCACCTGGTCGGCCCACCATTCACCTCCGGTTCGTCCCTGATGATGGATTTAGAT GGCACGGTGCAGCAGATGGGAGGCAGCATCATCCCCCACGACTCGTATGCCTCCACGTTGCCCCCGCTGCTGGACGGGCTGCTGATCATCATTTTGCGCCAGAGCttcctcagctccctgctggctctgctgctccatATCCAGCCATACACCTTCCCCTGCTCGTCGGAAGCT TTCTCTGGGGCCAACCAGCTGAGAGATTCCATCACAGACCTTTATCCCACTGGG TGCACCAGCTGCCCCGCAGCCAGCCCTCTAAGCATCCGTGTGGAGTGTGTGGGGAACCCCATCCTCCTCTTGGAACCCAACAAAGCCACCGTTGAGCTGTCAGTCCTGCTCCAGGTGTTCGTTAAGCGCCCGGATGGGTCCGTCATCatcctgctgctcctgaagGCA GACCTCAGTCTGAACGTCCGCCTGTCGATCTCCAGGGGCAGTCTGATGCTGGCCTTCTCTCTGAGCAG ggTTTCCCTCTTCTTGGAGTCATCTGACATTGGCATCAGTGAG ATCTCCAACCTGAAGCCACACCTCACTAAGCTGCTGGTGGAGATCTACCTGCCACGTCTCAATG CTGTTGCAGGCGATGGGATACCCCTGCCAGATGTGTTCGGAATAACTCTGATGGGAGCGGAACTCCAGATCTTGTTG GGACTGTTGGTGATCTCCGTGTGA
- the BPIFB3 gene encoding BPI fold containing family B member 3 isoform X2, producing the protein MVSFEHGVTAVGTFLRQRGKKQCPAAWQLGVAGGDAGGAHCWDATAARKRTMKPLKLFGMVVFCGLLSPTQGVLSGLSCAISPRAMQQVLSDAIIQTGLLEKHLQGMALPNIMSDRGLLSSPTIITGLHLERSWLPTLSIALLPGIGMQLVVTVHLDLSGNCLMGILSEVIAISLDVTITSNIKSTSFELGTVHVTVDDCFCILGAVKIKLISGLLSLSVHDMVFSHLTATLPGLLCPVMDAVSEIVNVQLLSTLNVVMPVGLKGMVHYHLVGPPFTSGSSLMMDLDGTVQQMGGSIIPHDSYASTLPPLLDGLLIIILRQSFLSSLLALLLHIQPYTFPCSSEAFSGANQLRDSITDLYPTGCTSCPAASPLSIRVECVGNPILLLEPNKATVELSVLLQVFVKRPDGSVIILLLLKADLSLNVRLSISRGSLMLAFSLSRVSLFLESSDIGISEISNLKPHLTKLLVEIYLPRLNAVAGDGIPLPDVFGITLMGAELQILLGLLVISV; encoded by the exons ATGGTTTCCTTCGAGCATGGGGTCACCGCTGTGGGCACCTTTTTAaggcagagggggaaaaagcagTGCCCAG cagcctggcagctggGTGTTGCTGGCGGAGATGCAGGGGGTGCCCACTGCTGGGATGCGACGGCGGCGAGGAAAAG gacGATGAAGCCGCTGAAGCTTTTTGGAATGGTCGTCTTCTGTGGGCTGCTCTCACCCACCCAGGGGGTCCTTTCCGGCCTGTCCTGTGCCATCAGTCCCAGGGCCATGCAACAAG TGCTGTCCGATGCCATCATTCAGACCGGGCTCCTCGAGAAGCACCTGCAGGGCATGGCGCTGCCAAACATCATGAGTGATCGGGGTCTGCTGAGCTCCCCCACCATCATCACggg gctgcaccTGGAGCGCTCCTGGCTGCCCACGCTGTCGATAGCACTGCTGCCGGGGATTGGGATGCAGTTGGTCGTCACCGTGCACCTGGATCTCAGTGGCAACTG CTTGATGGGCATTCTGTCCGAGGTGATCGCTATCTCCCTGGATGTGACCATTACCTCCAACATCAAAAGCACAAGTTTCGAGTTGGGTACAGTCCACGTCACTGTTGATGACTGCTTCTGCATTCTTGGTGCTGTAAAGATCAAGCTGATCTCTGG CTTACTGTCCCTGTCAGTGCATGACATGGTGTTCAGCCACCTGACGGCAACTCTGCCTGGTTTG CTGTGTCCAGTGATGGATGCTGTCTCGGAGATAGTGAACGTCCAGCTCCTGAGCACTCTGAATG TGGTGATGCCAGTCGGCTTGAAGGGGATGGTTCACTACCACCTGGTCGGCCCACCATTCACCTCCGGTTCGTCCCTGATGATGGATTTAGAT GGCACGGTGCAGCAGATGGGAGGCAGCATCATCCCCCACGACTCGTATGCCTCCACGTTGCCCCCGCTGCTGGACGGGCTGCTGATCATCATTTTGCGCCAGAGCttcctcagctccctgctggctctgctgctccatATCCAGCCATACACCTTCCCCTGCTCGTCGGAAGCT TTCTCTGGGGCCAACCAGCTGAGAGATTCCATCACAGACCTTTATCCCACTGGG TGCACCAGCTGCCCCGCAGCCAGCCCTCTAAGCATCCGTGTGGAGTGTGTGGGGAACCCCATCCTCCTCTTGGAACCCAACAAAGCCACCGTTGAGCTGTCAGTCCTGCTCCAGGTGTTCGTTAAGCGCCCGGATGGGTCCGTCATCatcctgctgctcctgaagGCA GACCTCAGTCTGAACGTCCGCCTGTCGATCTCCAGGGGCAGTCTGATGCTGGCCTTCTCTCTGAGCAG ggTTTCCCTCTTCTTGGAGTCATCTGACATTGGCATCAGTGAG ATCTCCAACCTGAAGCCACACCTCACTAAGCTGCTGGTGGAGATCTACCTGCCACGTCTCAATG CTGTTGCAGGCGATGGGATACCCCTGCCAGATGTGTTCGGAATAACTCTGATGGGAGCGGAACTCCAGATCTTGTTG GGACTGTTGGTGATCTCCGTGTGA